Proteins encoded within one genomic window of Humulus lupulus chromosome 1, drHumLupu1.1, whole genome shotgun sequence:
- the LOC133819802 gene encoding uncharacterized mitochondrial protein AtMg00860-like encodes MVLQRLREQKLYAKFFKCEFWLEKVSFLGHVISREGIFVDPTKIEAVSHWKPLKNAQEVRSFLILAGYYRIFIEGFSKIATPMIALTSKNTKFLWIEQCERSFQELKMRLTTALVLTIPLGQRDMRSTAMPQDKYWDGTGATWQGESLCVPTAKELQKELLDA; translated from the coding sequence ATGGTTCTTCAGCGTTTAAGAGAACAAAAACTTTATGCCAAATTCttcaagtgtgaattttggctggaAAAGGTGAGTTTCTTGGGCCATGTGATATCAAGAGAAGGGATATTCGTGGATCCTACCAAGATAGAGGCAGTAAGTCACTGGAAACCTTTGAAAAATGCTCAAGAAGTGAGAAGTTTTCTTATattagcagggtattataggATTTTCATAGAAGGGTTCTCGAAAATAGCAACTCCAATGATCGCTCTTACTAGTAAAAATACTAAGTTTTTATGGATCGAACAGTGTGAAAGGAGTTTCCAAGAACTAAAGATGAGGTTGACCACTGCCTTAGTGCTGACTATCCCATTGGGGCAGAGGGATATGCGATCCACAGCGATGCCTCAAGATAAGTACTGGGATGGTACTGGTGCAACATGGCAAGGTGAAAGCTTATGCGTCCCAACAGCTAAAGAATTACAAAAAGAACTACTCGAcgcatga